A window of the Proteus terrae subsp. cibarius genome harbors these coding sequences:
- a CDS encoding aspartate-semialdehyde dehydrogenase, with protein MGEGWNIAVVGATGAVGEAILELLQEREFPIGELTAIASEDSIGKSVRVNSKSVAVQGIHNIEWADIQLAFFAAPAEISAQYAQQAADAGCIVIDCSGIFAMDWDVPLVVPGVNSAMLAEYRTRNIVSIADSMVSQLLRAINPLTESAGLTRLSVTNLMSVSRFGKQAVDELAGQSARLLNGIPPELGRFNKQLAFNILPLMVDDEGSIQEERRMVDQIRKILQDEGLPISVTTLQAPVFYGNAQSVQLETSRPMGSDEARETLQENEDLNISDENDFPTQVTDASGNVSLNLGCFRNDYGMPEALQFWSVADNVRFGGALMAVEVAEQLMQEQFY; from the coding sequence ATGGGAGAAGGTTGGAATATTGCAGTTGTTGGTGCAACAGGTGCTGTTGGTGAAGCGATTTTAGAACTGCTACAAGAGCGTGAATTTCCCATTGGTGAATTAACAGCAATCGCAAGTGAAGATAGCATTGGGAAATCAGTGCGTGTAAACAGCAAAAGTGTTGCAGTTCAAGGTATTCACAATATCGAATGGGCTGATATTCAATTAGCTTTCTTTGCTGCTCCAGCAGAGATCAGCGCGCAATATGCACAACAAGCGGCTGATGCTGGCTGTATTGTCATTGATTGTAGTGGCATCTTTGCAATGGATTGGGATGTACCATTAGTTGTTCCGGGCGTGAACAGCGCAATGCTTGCGGAATACCGTACTCGTAATATTGTTTCGATTGCAGATAGTATGGTGAGCCAATTATTACGTGCCATTAATCCATTAACAGAATCTGCGGGTTTAACGCGCCTTAGTGTGACAAACTTAATGTCAGTTTCTCGTTTTGGAAAACAAGCCGTAGATGAACTGGCAGGTCAAAGTGCTCGCCTACTTAATGGTATTCCTCCTGAATTAGGTCGTTTTAATAAACAGTTAGCATTTAACATTTTACCTTTAATGGTTGATGACGAAGGCTCTATACAAGAAGAGCGTCGCATGGTTGACCAAATTCGTAAAATTCTACAAGACGAAGGCTTGCCAATCTCTGTTACTACACTGCAAGCGCCTGTTTTCTATGGTAATGCACAGTCGGTACAATTAGAAACTTCACGCCCAATGGGTAGTGATGAAGCGCGTGAAACATTACAAGAAAATGAAGATCTTAATATCAGTGATGAAAATGATTTTCCAACTCAAGTCACCGATGCATCAGGTAATGTGAGCTTAAATTTAGGTTGTTTCCGTAATGATTATGGTATGCCAGAAGCTTTACAATTCTGGTCAGTCGCAGATAACGTGCGCTTTGGTGGGGCATTAATGGCTGTCGAAGTAGCAGAGCAATTAATGCAGGAGCAGTTTTACTAA
- a CDS encoding UbiX family flavin prenyltransferase, protein MKKLIVGLTGASGAIYGIRLLEILKSVPSVETHLVISQAARRTISLETDYSLKDIHALADVIYDDRDIGASISSGSFRVNGMVILPCSIKSLSGIVHSYTDTLVTRAADVVLKEGRKLVLCVRETPLHLGHLRLMTQASELGAVIMPPVPAFYFQPKTIDDIVNQTVNRVLDQFEIDLPDDLFQRWEGDKPAR, encoded by the coding sequence ATGAAAAAGCTGATAGTTGGGCTAACCGGCGCCAGTGGTGCAATTTACGGTATACGTTTATTAGAGATACTGAAATCAGTGCCATCCGTTGAAACACATTTAGTCATTAGCCAAGCAGCACGTCGTACTATTTCATTAGAAACCGATTATTCGCTAAAAGATATCCATGCTTTAGCGGATGTGATTTATGACGATCGCGATATTGGCGCCTCTATCTCTTCAGGATCGTTTCGTGTCAATGGAATGGTTATATTACCTTGCTCAATAAAAAGCCTGTCAGGTATTGTTCATAGCTATACAGATACCTTAGTGACTCGTGCTGCGGATGTGGTATTAAAAGAAGGGCGTAAGTTAGTGTTATGTGTGCGTGAAACGCCTCTGCATTTAGGTCATTTGCGATTAATGACACAAGCTTCTGAGTTAGGCGCAGTGATTATGCCTCCTGTTCCAGCCTTCTATTTTCAGCCTAAAACCATCGATGACATTGTCAATCAAACCGTTAATCGTGTACTCGATCAGTTTGAGATTGATTTACCTGATGATTTGTTTCAACGATGGGAAGGCGATAAGCCTGCTCGCTAA
- the accD gene encoding acetyl-CoA carboxylase, carboxyltransferase subunit beta: MSWIEKILNKSTITSSRKANIPEGVWTKCDSCGQVLYRAELERNLEVCPKCDHHMRISARRRLETFLDTGSTTELGSELEPKDILKFRDSKKYKDRISAAQKQTQEKDALIVMKGTLKKMPVVAASFEFAFMGGSMASVVGARFVRAVEQALEDNCPLVCFSASGGARMQEALMSLMQMAKTSAALAKMQERGLPYISVMTDPTMGGVSASLAMLGDINVAEPKALIGFAGPRVIEQTVREKLPTGFQRSEFLLEKGAIDMIIRRPEMRDELAELLAKLTQYDLVEDENEDEIIGEEMIADEIESTDNEPEINIETNKKEDV, translated from the coding sequence ATGAGCTGGATTGAAAAAATTCTAAACAAAAGCACTATCACAAGTTCACGTAAAGCCAATATCCCTGAAGGAGTTTGGACTAAATGTGACAGCTGTGGGCAGGTACTCTATCGCGCAGAATTAGAGCGTAATTTAGAGGTTTGCCCTAAATGTGATCACCATATGCGCATTTCAGCGCGCCGTCGCCTTGAGACTTTCCTTGATACAGGAAGCACAACAGAATTAGGCAGCGAATTAGAGCCTAAAGATATTCTGAAATTCCGCGACTCTAAAAAATACAAAGACAGAATCAGCGCTGCTCAAAAACAGACACAAGAAAAAGATGCATTAATCGTGATGAAAGGAACGCTGAAAAAGATGCCTGTTGTTGCTGCATCCTTTGAATTTGCGTTTATGGGCGGTTCAATGGCTTCTGTTGTAGGTGCACGTTTTGTTCGTGCTGTTGAACAAGCATTAGAAGATAACTGCCCATTAGTTTGCTTTTCAGCAAGTGGCGGCGCGCGTATGCAAGAAGCACTGATGTCATTAATGCAAATGGCAAAAACCAGTGCAGCATTAGCAAAAATGCAAGAGCGTGGTTTACCTTATATTTCAGTAATGACTGACCCTACAATGGGTGGTGTTTCTGCAAGTTTAGCGATGCTAGGTGATATCAACGTTGCTGAACCTAAAGCACTGATTGGTTTTGCAGGCCCTCGCGTTATTGAACAAACAGTACGTGAAAAATTACCTACTGGTTTCCAACGCAGTGAGTTCCTGTTAGAAAAAGGGGCGATCGATATGATTATTCGTCGTCCTGAAATGCGTGATGAGCTGGCTGAATTACTGGCTAAGCTGACTCAGTATGATTTAGTTGAAGATGAAAATGAAGATGAAATCATCGGTGAAGAAATGATTGCTGATGAAATTGAATCTACAGACAACGAGCCAGAAATTAACATCGAAACGAATAAAAAAGAAGATGTCTAA
- a CDS encoding AraC family transcriptional regulator, producing MTIEQQKMQWLLSDPDTVRFRDEQLLAETEFVYHQHDFGQLLYVISGVMDLEAGGQRFLAPPEFSVWIPKNVGHTSYNKKTLSFKVLDIAPNWCEGLLDKPCLIQLSAIFSTIFSDFFHRGVCKPQTEEDFRLAQVLIDQLKASPIHHTYLPSSKDKLLAPILSVLEQNPADNTSLEEWAKKRYTSERTLSRRCQQELGMSFSEWRKRLRFLHAISLLEQGKSVNEIAFDVGYSSSSSFIAMFQQFAGTTPERFRRLPNC from the coding sequence ATGACAATTGAACAACAAAAAATGCAATGGTTATTGTCTGATCCAGATACGGTTAGATTTCGCGATGAGCAACTATTAGCTGAAACAGAGTTTGTTTATCACCAACATGATTTTGGTCAGCTACTTTATGTAATTTCTGGTGTTATGGATTTAGAAGCTGGGGGACAGCGATTTTTGGCGCCACCAGAGTTTAGTGTATGGATCCCCAAAAATGTAGGGCATACCAGTTACAATAAAAAAACGCTCTCTTTTAAGGTGCTAGATATCGCGCCAAATTGGTGTGAAGGATTGTTAGATAAACCTTGTTTGATTCAATTGAGTGCTATTTTTTCAACCATATTTTCTGACTTTTTCCATCGTGGTGTGTGTAAACCACAAACAGAAGAAGATTTTCGCTTAGCCCAAGTACTGATTGATCAACTTAAAGCTTCACCAATACATCATACTTATTTACCTTCCTCTAAAGATAAATTACTTGCCCCTATACTTTCTGTGTTAGAGCAAAATCCGGCAGATAACACCTCGTTAGAAGAATGGGCTAAAAAACGTTATACCTCAGAAAGAACACTTTCTCGTCGTTGTCAACAGGAATTAGGTATGTCTTTTAGCGAATGGCGTAAACGCCTACGCTTTTTACATGCAATTTCTTTATTAGAGCAAGGAAAAAGTGTGAATGAAATTGCATTTGATGTGGGATATAGCTCCTCGTCTTCATTTATTGCGATGTTTCAACAGTTTGCCGGCACAACACCAGAACGTTTTCGTCGATTACCCAATTGTTAA
- a CDS encoding DedA family protein — protein sequence MEILTQFVDLIKFLIDFILHIDAHLAELVAQYGTWVYAILFLIVFCETGLVITPFLPGDSLLFVAGALASLDTNDVNVHIIVLLLLCAAILGDAVNYSIGRLFGEKLFSKPDSKIFRREYLDKTHAFYEKHGGKAIILARFVPIIRTFAPFVAGMGKMSYRHFAFYNVTGAIAWVLLFTYAGYFFGDLDIVQKNLKLLIVAIIVISILPGVIEILRHRRASAKAKKESDNKEV from the coding sequence ATGGAAATATTAACACAATTTGTTGATTTAATTAAATTTCTAATTGATTTCATTTTACATATTGATGCGCATTTAGCCGAGCTTGTTGCACAATATGGCACGTGGGTCTATGCCATTTTGTTTCTGATTGTTTTCTGTGAAACGGGGTTGGTGATAACACCATTTTTACCTGGTGATTCATTGCTATTTGTTGCTGGTGCTTTAGCTTCTTTAGATACCAATGATGTAAATGTCCATATTATTGTTTTACTGTTGCTTTGCGCCGCTATTTTAGGTGATGCCGTTAACTATTCTATTGGGCGACTTTTTGGTGAAAAACTATTTAGTAAGCCGGATTCAAAGATTTTCCGTCGTGAATATTTAGATAAAACTCATGCTTTTTATGAAAAGCATGGTGGTAAAGCGATAATTTTGGCAAGATTCGTGCCGATTATCCGAACTTTTGCGCCATTCGTTGCAGGAATGGGTAAAATGTCATATCGTCATTTTGCCTTTTACAATGTTACTGGGGCAATTGCATGGGTACTGTTATTTACTTATGCAGGATACTTTTTTGGTGACTTAGATATAGTTCAAAAGAACTTAAAATTGCTAATTGTTGCCATTATTGTTATTTCTATTTTACCGGGCGTTATTGAGATCTTACGCCACCGCAGAGCGAGTGCAAAAGCAAAGAAAGAAAGTGATAACAAAGAGGTTTGA
- the purF gene encoding amidophosphoribosyltransferase: MCGIVGIAGANPVNQSIYDALTVLQHRGQDAAGIATIDGNNGFRLRKANGLVKDVFETRHMLRLKGTIGIGHVRYPTAGSSSASEAQPFYVNSPFGITLAHNGNLTNAHLLRRQLFETARRHINTTSDSEILLNVLAYELDRFDHFPLEPDNIFAAVAAMHKKLRGAYACVALIIGHGLLAFRDPFGIRPLVLGKRTLEDGRHEYMVASESVALDTLGFEFLRDVAPGEAVYITEQGQLFTRQCAENPQLMPCLFEYVYFARPDSFIDKISVYNARLRMGQKLGAKIAKEWDDLHIDVVIPIPETSCDIALEIAHILNKPYRQGFVKNRYVGRTFIMPGQQERRKSVRRKLNANRAEFRDKNVLLIDDSIVRGTTSEQIVELAREAGAKKVYFASAAPEVRFPNVYGIDMPNANELIAHGREVDEIRKLIGADGLIFQDLTDLIAAVQEENPDINQFECSVFDGVYITKDIDQDYLDYLENLRRDDEHKIRDQNEIENLEIYNEG, encoded by the coding sequence ATGTGCGGTATTGTCGGTATCGCTGGAGCTAATCCAGTAAACCAATCAATTTATGATGCGTTAACGGTGTTACAACACCGAGGTCAAGATGCAGCAGGCATTGCAACGATAGACGGTAACAACGGTTTCCGTCTTCGCAAAGCTAACGGACTGGTTAAAGATGTGTTCGAAACCCGTCATATGTTGCGTTTAAAAGGTACTATCGGGATAGGGCATGTCCGTTATCCTACAGCGGGTAGTTCTAGTGCATCAGAAGCGCAGCCTTTTTATGTGAATTCACCTTTTGGTATTACGTTGGCACACAATGGTAATTTAACCAATGCGCATTTATTACGTCGCCAATTATTTGAAACAGCGCGTCGCCATATCAATACCACCTCTGATTCTGAAATTCTGCTTAATGTATTGGCATATGAATTAGACCGTTTTGACCATTTCCCTCTTGAACCTGATAATATTTTTGCAGCCGTTGCGGCAATGCATAAAAAACTACGCGGTGCTTATGCTTGTGTTGCTTTGATCATCGGTCATGGTTTACTGGCTTTTCGTGATCCCTTTGGTATTCGTCCTTTAGTATTAGGTAAACGTACCTTAGAAGATGGTCGCCATGAATATATGGTCGCATCTGAAAGTGTTGCACTTGATACTTTAGGTTTTGAATTTTTACGTGATGTGGCACCGGGTGAAGCAGTTTATATCACAGAACAAGGACAACTTTTTACGCGCCAATGTGCTGAAAATCCGCAATTAATGCCTTGTTTATTTGAGTATGTTTACTTTGCTCGCCCCGATTCCTTTATCGATAAAATTTCGGTTTATAATGCGCGTTTACGCATGGGGCAGAAATTAGGCGCTAAAATTGCGAAAGAGTGGGATGATTTACACATTGATGTTGTGATCCCAATTCCTGAAACATCTTGTGATATTGCCTTAGAAATTGCACATATTCTCAATAAACCTTATCGCCAAGGTTTTGTAAAAAATCGCTATGTTGGTCGTACTTTTATTATGCCGGGTCAGCAAGAGCGTCGTAAATCGGTTAGACGTAAACTGAATGCAAATCGTGCAGAGTTTCGTGATAAAAATGTTCTGTTGATTGATGACTCGATTGTACGTGGCACAACGTCAGAGCAAATCGTCGAGCTTGCAAGAGAAGCAGGTGCGAAGAAAGTCTATTTTGCATCAGCCGCACCAGAAGTTCGCTTCCCTAATGTGTATGGCATTGATATGCCAAATGCTAATGAGCTTATTGCTCATGGGCGTGAAGTGGATGAAATTCGTAAATTAATTGGTGCTGATGGGCTTATTTTCCAAGATCTCACTGATTTAATTGCCGCAGTACAAGAAGAGAATCCTGATATTAATCAGTTTGAATGTTCTGTGTTTGACGGTGTTTATATTACAAAAGATATTGACCAAGATTACTTGGATTATTTAGAAAATCTACGTCGTGATGATGAACATAAAATTCGTGATCAGAATGAAATAGAAAATTTGGAAATCTATAACGAAGGCTAA
- the dedD gene encoding cell division protein DedD, protein MASKFQNRLVGAVVLVAVGVIFLPALLDGDKKYNEDQFASIPLVPKPGDEQEIESIAPIEQTSVPSTPSEGASEGMLSEAVTGVEQPTVTTPEAPAVVPVTPSAQPPQQPTSTQEPPAVVTPPVQPPAPPVQETKPPKGEAWVVQLGALKNAAKVEEIIAKMHFSGYPVYTIPARPVAGQVTRIYIGPSASKSELQAILPHLKELTGLQGEVRAYKP, encoded by the coding sequence GTGGCAAGTAAATTTCAAAATCGCTTAGTCGGTGCCGTTGTATTGGTGGCAGTAGGGGTTATTTTTTTGCCTGCACTGCTCGACGGCGATAAGAAATATAACGAAGACCAGTTCGCCTCTATTCCTTTAGTACCTAAACCTGGTGATGAGCAAGAAATAGAATCTATCGCCCCGATAGAGCAAACCTCAGTGCCATCTACTCCATCAGAAGGTGCGTCTGAAGGTATGCTTTCTGAAGCGGTGACAGGCGTTGAACAACCTACTGTTACAACACCCGAAGCACCTGCTGTTGTACCTGTTACACCATCAGCACAACCACCACAACAACCAACGTCTACACAAGAGCCTCCTGCTGTGGTTACGCCTCCAGTACAACCACCAGCACCACCAGTGCAAGAAACTAAGCCACCGAAAGGTGAGGCTTGGGTTGTTCAATTAGGTGCGTTGAAAAATGCGGCGAAGGTAGAAGAAATTATTGCGAAAATGCATTTCTCAGGTTATCCGGTATACACCATACCTGCACGTCCAGTTGCAGGGCAAGTGACTCGAATTTATATCGGCCCTAGTGCATCGAAGTCAGAATTACAGGCGATTTTGCCTCATTTAAAAGAGCTTACGGGCTTACAAGGTGAGGTAAGGGCATATAAGCCTTAA
- the truA gene encoding tRNA pseudouridine(38-40) synthase TruA has translation MNAQVSAEVTEQPLTESAVTSESTTIKIALGVEYDGSRYYGWQRQNEVRSVQERLEKALSQVANEPVSVFCAGRTDAGVHATGQVVHFETTAHRKDPAWTMGVNTHLPADIAIRWVKTVSDDFHARFSATARRYRYVIFNHRYRPAILSSGVTHFHYPLDAERMHQAAQCLLGENDFTSFRAVQCQSRTPWRNVMHVNVSRYGDYVVVDIKANAFVHHMVRNIVGSLLEIGCGNQGITWMAELLALKDRTKAAATAKANGLYLVSVDYPDHFELPKPAMGPLFLADSPIEISQS, from the coding sequence ATGAATGCGCAAGTGAGTGCTGAAGTAACAGAACAACCTTTGACTGAGTCAGCGGTTACTTCTGAAAGCACAACAATCAAAATTGCTCTAGGCGTTGAATATGATGGTAGTCGTTATTATGGCTGGCAACGCCAAAATGAAGTGCGTAGTGTACAAGAACGGTTAGAAAAAGCACTTTCACAAGTGGCTAATGAACCTGTATCTGTATTTTGTGCGGGAAGAACTGACGCTGGAGTACATGCAACGGGGCAAGTTGTCCATTTTGAAACAACTGCACACCGTAAAGATCCCGCTTGGACAATGGGCGTTAACACTCATTTACCTGCGGATATCGCAATACGTTGGGTAAAAACAGTTTCTGATGATTTTCACGCTCGCTTTAGTGCAACGGCAAGACGTTATCGCTATGTGATTTTTAATCATCGTTATCGTCCTGCTATCTTGTCATCTGGAGTGACACATTTTCATTATCCTTTAGACGCTGAACGTATGCACCAAGCAGCGCAATGTTTACTGGGGGAAAATGATTTTACCTCTTTTAGGGCTGTCCAATGCCAATCGCGAACGCCGTGGCGTAACGTTATGCATGTTAATGTTTCTCGATATGGTGACTATGTTGTTGTGGATATTAAAGCGAATGCTTTTGTTCATCATATGGTGAGAAATATTGTTGGCAGCCTTTTAGAAATAGGGTGTGGCAATCAGGGTATTACTTGGATGGCTGAATTATTAGCCTTAAAAGACAGAACTAAAGCTGCGGCAACAGCTAAAGCGAATGGATTGTATCTGGTTTCTGTGGATTATCCTGATCATTTTGAATTACCAAAACCTGCAATGGGCCCATTATTTTTAGCGGATAGTCCTATTGAGATATCTCAATCATAA
- the pdxB gene encoding 4-phosphoerythronate dehydrogenase PdxB: MKILVDENMPYAEQLFRQLGEVKAVSGRPLPTDELNDSDALMVRSITKVNESLLSGKPVKFVGTATAGFDHVDIAWLEQQQIGFSSAPGCNAIAVVEYVFSALMMLAEQDSFQLTDKVVGIVGVGNVGGRLATRLRALGVNVLLCDPPRADNGDDEEFHPLETLLEKADILTFHTPLNKSGPYKTYHLINESNLEKLPEGRILINASRGEVVDNQALLSVLKNGKSLRVILDVWEPEPDLSIDLLNKVDIATPHIAGYTLEGKARGTTQVFEAYCDFIGQPQHVELSTLLPAPTISTISVQGELTQTLLKQLIHLVYDVRRDDAPLRKVAGIKGEFDKLRKFYPVRREWSSLHVICDNQTTVDTLNAIGFSATHK; encoded by the coding sequence GTGAAAATTCTGGTTGATGAAAATATGCCTTATGCGGAACAACTTTTCCGCCAATTAGGTGAGGTAAAAGCTGTTTCTGGTCGCCCATTACCTACTGATGAGCTTAATGATTCTGATGCCTTAATGGTGAGATCAATTACCAAAGTCAATGAATCCTTATTATCAGGCAAGCCAGTGAAATTTGTTGGAACTGCGACTGCGGGTTTCGACCATGTCGATATTGCATGGTTAGAGCAACAACAAATTGGTTTTTCATCTGCCCCAGGTTGTAATGCTATAGCGGTTGTTGAATACGTATTTTCTGCACTGATGATGCTAGCAGAGCAAGATAGCTTTCAATTAACCGATAAAGTTGTCGGTATTGTTGGTGTGGGAAATGTGGGGGGGCGATTAGCAACACGCCTTCGTGCATTAGGTGTAAATGTTTTACTTTGCGATCCACCAAGAGCGGATAATGGTGATGATGAAGAATTTCACCCATTAGAAACATTGTTAGAAAAAGCAGATATTCTAACCTTCCATACACCTCTCAATAAATCAGGCCCATACAAAACTTATCATTTAATAAATGAGAGCAATCTCGAAAAATTACCTGAAGGACGCATTTTAATTAATGCGAGTCGTGGCGAAGTTGTTGATAATCAAGCATTATTGTCTGTACTTAAGAACGGCAAATCCTTACGTGTTATATTGGATGTTTGGGAGCCAGAGCCAGATCTTTCCATTGATTTATTAAATAAAGTTGATATCGCAACACCGCATATTGCAGGTTATACCTTAGAAGGTAAGGCACGCGGCACAACTCAAGTTTTTGAAGCTTATTGTGATTTTATTGGTCAACCTCAACATGTTGAATTATCAACATTGTTACCTGCGCCTACTATTTCTACCATTTCTGTGCAAGGTGAGTTAACACAAACACTTTTAAAACAACTTATTCATCTTGTTTATGATGTGCGTCGTGATGATGCTCCATTACGAAAAGTGGCAGGAATAAAAGGGGAGTTTGATAAGTTACGCAAATTTTACCCTGTACGCCGTGAGTGGTCTTCACTACACGTTATTTGTGACAATCAAACCACTGTCGACACATTAAATGCAATAGGCTTTAGCGCTACACACAAATAA
- the cvpA gene encoding colicin V production protein has protein sequence MVWIDYAIIAIIGFSALVSLIRGFVREALSLITWGCGFFVASQFYPYLAVYFTRFEDELVRNGIAIVTLFIATLIVGAVVNYVISSLVQRTGLSGTDRVLGVCFGALRGVLIVSALLFVLGAFTPMADSADWQRSELIPQFNHIIRWFFDYLQNASSFVSERI, from the coding sequence ATGGTCTGGATAGATTACGCCATCATTGCCATTATTGGTTTTTCCGCATTAGTCAGCCTGATCCGTGGCTTTGTTCGTGAAGCATTGTCACTCATCACCTGGGGTTGTGGTTTCTTTGTTGCTAGTCAGTTTTATCCTTATCTTGCCGTCTATTTTACCCGGTTTGAAGATGAGCTGGTTCGTAACGGGATTGCGATAGTTACGTTATTTATTGCGACACTGATTGTCGGTGCTGTTGTGAATTATGTGATTAGCTCTCTTGTTCAACGCACAGGGTTATCAGGTACAGATCGTGTATTGGGGGTCTGTTTCGGGGCTTTAAGAGGCGTGCTGATAGTCTCAGCATTACTTTTTGTTTTAGGTGCATTTACGCCTATGGCAGATAGCGCTGATTGGCAACGTTCTGAGCTTATTCCTCAATTCAACCATATTATTAGGTGGTTCTTTGACTACCTGCAAAATGCGTCAAGTTTCGTGTCGGAGAGAATATAA
- the folC gene encoding bifunctional tetrahydrofolate synthase/dihydrofolate synthase, with translation MSNIITAPKATSPLSVWLSYLEHLHSSAIDMGLERVGKVGKILNVLRPAPKVITVSGTNGKGTTCHMLESILMASGLKIGVYSSPHLVRYTERVRIQGKELSEDAFCEVFAEIEQARGDISLTFFEYGTLAALKLFQQAQLDVVILEVGLGGRLDATNIVDADIAAITSIALDHTDWLGADREHIGHEKAGIFRANHYAVVGEPDMPHSIAEVANEKQAKLFRRGTDWSFVIDGDHWHWRCADCEFDALPIPNIPLANAATAMAVIRCLLKSDDKVSQAITQQSIVEGMSHAQLPGRFQVISQHPLVIFDVAHNPHAAGYLAEKLSQLPQKSDTQVRIVVGMLGDKDIAGTLACLTPLADSWYVAPLNEFRGASADVLAQHLEKPMVFDSVENAWQQAMSDATPNDIVVVCGSFHTVAHVMELLEKESVSGK, from the coding sequence ATGTCTAATATCATAACTGCTCCTAAAGCCACATCGCCTTTGTCGGTGTGGCTTTCTTATCTTGAACATTTGCACTCTAGCGCCATTGATATGGGGTTAGAACGAGTAGGCAAGGTAGGAAAAATATTAAACGTGTTACGTCCCGCACCTAAGGTAATTACTGTCTCAGGTACCAATGGGAAAGGCACAACCTGCCATATGCTAGAGTCAATCTTGATGGCATCAGGATTGAAAATCGGCGTTTATAGCTCCCCTCATCTTGTCCGTTATACAGAACGTGTTCGTATTCAAGGCAAAGAACTTTCCGAAGATGCTTTTTGTGAAGTTTTTGCAGAAATTGAACAAGCTAGGGGTGATATATCTCTGACCTTTTTTGAATATGGCACTCTGGCTGCGCTGAAGTTATTTCAACAAGCACAACTTGATGTTGTTATTCTTGAAGTAGGATTAGGCGGTCGATTAGATGCGACGAATATCGTTGATGCGGATATTGCTGCTATCACAAGTATTGCACTCGATCATACTGATTGGTTAGGTGCAGATAGAGAGCATATTGGCCACGAGAAAGCCGGTATTTTTCGTGCTAATCACTACGCCGTTGTGGGTGAGCCGGATATGCCTCACTCCATTGCTGAAGTTGCCAATGAAAAACAGGCTAAACTTTTCCGTCGAGGAACTGATTGGTCTTTTGTTATTGACGGTGATCACTGGCATTGGCGTTGTGCTGATTGTGAATTTGATGCGTTGCCAATCCCTAATATTCCATTAGCCAATGCGGCGACAGCGATGGCAGTTATTCGTTGCTTGCTCAAGTCTGATGATAAAGTCAGCCAAGCAATAACACAGCAAAGCATTGTTGAAGGTATGTCTCACGCACAATTGCCAGGTCGTTTTCAGGTAATTTCTCAACATCCTTTGGTTATCTTTGATGTGGCTCATAATCCTCATGCGGCGGGCTATTTAGCGGAAAAATTATCACAATTACCACAAAAATCTGATACTCAGGTGCGTATTGTTGTTGGTATGCTGGGTGATAAAGATATTGCAGGAACATTAGCGTGCTTAACACCATTGGCTGATAGCTGGTATGTTGCTCCACTTAATGAGTTTCGAGGTGCTTCTGCGGATGTATTAGCTCAACATCTTGAGAAACCAATGGTATTCGATAGTGTTGAAAATGCATGGCAACAAGCAATGTCTGATGCTACTCCTAACGATATTGTTGTGGTTTGTGGTTCATTTCATACTGTCGCACATGTGATGGAACTTTTGGAAAAGGAGAGTGTGAGTGGCAAGTAA